Proteins from a genomic interval of Geodermatophilus obscurus DSM 43160:
- a CDS encoding M23 family metallopeptidase, producing the protein MTGTAEGAARAWLWKAAVPVAVPMFAALFLLLVPLAVLAAPQTSAASAACSTGGTGATVAGVDLDALQMGHAQTIATVAARLGLDPYAATVALATAYQESRIRMLANDGSSPELTADQAAVTATSLTYPHDGLGSDHDSVNTFQQRWIAGWGTVGELMDPVYAAETFYARLVQVPNWRTIPLTRAAQSVQVSAYGGAYARWEPLARELTAMLWPAARVAAADPSGAAAGVCPGLPVAAGSWIRPTAGQVTSGFGPRWGTLHAGVDIAGPRDTPVYAASDGIVVRAECTSAYCNRDGNLDLGGYGNLVELDHGGGVTTRYGHLSAYTVTAGQTVTAGTLIGFQGSTGNSTGVHLHLEVRIDGTPVDPVPWLADRGVDLRAANPG; encoded by the coding sequence CTGTCGCGGTGCCGATGTTCGCCGCGCTCTTCCTCCTGCTGGTCCCGCTTGCCGTGCTCGCCGCTCCGCAGACATCAGCGGCGTCCGCGGCCTGCTCGACCGGCGGCACCGGCGCCACCGTCGCCGGCGTCGACCTGGACGCCCTCCAGATGGGCCACGCGCAGACGATCGCCACCGTCGCCGCCCGGCTCGGGCTGGACCCGTACGCCGCGACCGTGGCGCTGGCCACCGCCTATCAGGAGTCCCGCATCCGGATGCTGGCCAACGACGGCAGCAGCCCCGAGCTCACCGCCGACCAGGCCGCCGTCACCGCCACCAGCCTGACCTACCCGCACGACGGGCTCGGCTCCGACCACGACAGCGTCAACACCTTCCAGCAGCGCTGGATCGCCGGCTGGGGCACCGTCGGCGAGCTGATGGACCCCGTCTACGCCGCCGAGACCTTCTACGCCCGCCTGGTCCAGGTGCCGAACTGGCGGACCATCCCGCTGACCCGCGCGGCTCAGTCCGTGCAGGTCTCGGCCTACGGCGGCGCCTACGCCCGCTGGGAGCCACTCGCCCGCGAGCTGACCGCGATGCTGTGGCCGGCCGCCCGGGTCGCCGCAGCCGACCCGTCCGGCGCCGCAGCCGGGGTCTGCCCGGGTCTGCCGGTGGCCGCCGGGTCGTGGATCCGGCCGACCGCCGGGCAGGTCACCTCCGGCTTCGGGCCCCGCTGGGGCACCCTGCACGCCGGTGTCGACATCGCCGGCCCCCGCGATACCCCGGTCTACGCCGCGTCCGACGGCATCGTGGTGCGCGCCGAGTGCACCAGCGCCTACTGCAACCGCGACGGCAACCTGGACCTGGGCGGCTACGGCAATCTCGTCGAGCTGGACCACGGCGGCGGGGTGACCACCCGCTACGGGCACCTGTCGGCCTACACCGTCACCGCCGGCCAAACCGTCACCGCCGGGACGCTGATCGGCTTCCAGGGCTCCACCGGCAACAGCACCGGCGTCCACCTGCACCTTGAGGTCCGCATCGACGGCACCCCGGTCGACCCCGTCCCGTGGCTGGCCGACCGCGGCGTCGACCTGCGTGCTGCCAACCCCGGATGA